A genomic window from Solanum dulcamara chromosome 11, daSolDulc1.2, whole genome shotgun sequence includes:
- the LOC129874550 gene encoding protein UNUSUAL FLORAL ORGANS produces the protein MEAFHHAPISFHFPYAFPIPTPTPTTNFLGTPNSSSINGIINTWMDSRIWSRLPHRLIDRIIAFLPPPAFFRARAVCKRFYGLIYSTNFLELYLQVSPKRNWFIFFKQKIPRNNIYKNMMNSSTNNVGSCVEGYLFDPDNLSWYRLSFGLIPQGFSPVSSSGGLICFVSDEGGSKNILLCNPLVGSIIPLPPTLRPRLFPCIGLTITNSSIDLAVAGDDLISPYAVKNLTTESFHIDGNGFYSIWGTTSSLPRLCSFESGKMVHVQGRFYCMNFSPFSVLSYDIGTNNWCKIQAPMRRFLRSPSLVEGNGKLVLVAAVEKSKLNVPRSLRLWALQDCGTMWLEIERMPQQLYVQFSELENGQGFNCVGHGEFVVIMIKNNSGKALLFDFSKKRWIWIPPCPFVGNSNNLDYGGGSSSNNYCGEFGGGELHGFGYDPRLAAPIGALLDQLTLPFQSFN, from the coding sequence ATGGAAGCTTTTCATCATGCCCCTATTAGCTTTCACTTTCCCTATGCTTTTCCTATCccaacaccaacaccaacaaCCAATTTTCTTGGAACTCCAAATTCATCATCAATTAATGGAATTATTAACACTTGGATGGATAGTAGAATTTGGAGTAGACTTCCACATAGGCTTATTGATAGAATCATTGCTTTTCTTCCACCACCTGCTTTCTTTAGAGCTAGAGCTGTTTGTAAGAGATTTTATGGACTTATTTACTCTactaattttcttgaattgtaCCTACAAGTTTCCCCTAAGAGGAACTGGTTCATTTTCTTTAAGCAAAAAATCCCAAGAAACAACATTTACAAGAACATGATGAATAGTAGTACTAATAATGTTGGAAGTTGTGTTGAAGGGTACTTGTTTGATCCTGATAATCTTTCTTGGTATAGGCTTTCTTTTGGTTTAATCCCACAAGGGTTTTCTCCTGTTTCATCTTCTGGTGGATTAATTTGCTTTGTTTCTGATGAAGGTGGATCAAAAAACATTCTTTTGTGTAATCCACTTGTAGGATCCATAATTCCCCTGCCTCCAACTTTAAGGCCTAGGCTTTTTCCTTGTATTGGTTTGACTATAACTAATTCATCTATTGATTTAGCTGTGGCTGGAGATGACTTGATTTCTCCTTATGCTGTCAAGAATCTAACAACAGAGTCATTTCACATTGATGGTAATGGATTTTACTCAATATGGGGTACAACTTCTTCACTTCCAAGATTATGCAGTTTTGAATCAGGCAAAATGGTGCATGTACAGGGGAGATtttattgcatgaattttagCCCTTTTAGTGTGCTTTCTTATGACATAGGGACAAACAATTGGTGCAAAATTCAAGCCCCAATGCGACGATTTCTACGTTCACCCAGCCTTGTGGAAGGGAATGGTAAGCTTGTTTTAGTTGCAGCAGTTGAGAAGAGCAAACTGAATGTGCCAAGGAGTTTGAGGCTTTGGGCATTGCAAGATTGTGGGACAATGTGGTTGGAAATTGAGAGAATGCCACAACAATTGTATGTCCAATTTTCAGAATTGGAAAATGGACAAGGGTTTAATTGTGTTGGACATGGTGAATTTGTGGTCATAATGATCAAGAATAATTCAGGTAAGGCATTGTTGTTTGATTTTTCCAAGAAGAGGTGGATTTGGATTCCTCCATGTCCATTTGTTGGCAATAGTAATAATTTGGACTATggtggtggtagtagtagtaataattaTTGTGGGGAATTTGGAGGGGGAGAGTTGCATGGATTTGGTTATGACCCTAGACTTGCTGCACCTATTGGGGCACTTCTTGATCAGTTGACATTACCCTTTCAGTCTTTCAACTGA
- the LOC129873783 gene encoding nucleolar complex-associated protein 2: MGRKNKESKKLSKKSSGVEENTDEMIPKSSSEQTVGGHAEQLKRLQEKDPEFYQFLQEHDKELLEFDDEDIDGDEETEMGGDEIEDDEADEFDSEQLVHADGKEVKSSTNVITSAMVDSWCSSIHENRSSGAIRSLMRAFRTACHYGDDTGEDAKSKWSTMSSTVFNKIMLFVLKEMDGILRGLLKLPTSGGKKEMIKDMSTTKRWKSNNHLVKSYLGNALHVLNQMTDTEMISFTLRRLRFSSVFLAAFPVLLRKYIKVLLHFWGTGGGALPVVSFLFLRDLCIQLGSDCIDECFRGMYKAYLLNCQFMNASKLQHIQFLGNCFVELLRVDLPNAYQHAFVFIRQLAMILRDAHSSTKTKKPSQKANQSSKEAHNTKGKESFLKVYQWKYIHCLELWTAAVCAYSSEPEFRPLSYPLTQIISGAARLVPTARYFPLRLRCIKMLNRIAASTNSFVPVSSLLLDMLEIKELHRPPTGGVGKAIDFRTVLRVSKLTLKTRAFQEACVFSVVEELAEHLTQWSYSVAFFELSSVPVVRLRNFCKSTNVDRFRREIKQIIREIEANSEYTNKKRMTVSFLPNDQAATSFLEDDKNAGVSPLSKYVASLRQRAQQRNDSLKESSILVGQDSSAFGSKITESDEDDDGEDSKGDAVFSSSWLPAGTPKDKESTEEKQKKKKRRKDLQDETAFDEDIVEDFILSSDDDEGSLSDAPSDEEVSIKQKPSKAPSKKKGKTHRRKNKKRKQSNQVASAV, encoded by the exons ATGGGGAGGAAGAACAAAG AATCAAAGAAATTGAGCAAAAAATCTTCTGGGGTTGAAGAAAATACAGATGAAATGATACCCAAGTCATCTTCAGAGCAAACTGTGGGAGGACATGCGGAGCAATTGAAAAGACTCCAAGAAAAG GATCCCGAGTTCTATCAATTCTTGCAAGAGCATGACAAGGAGCTCCTTGAGTTTGATGACGAGGATATTGAT GGCGATGAAGAGACTGAAATGGGTGGCGACGAAATCGAAGATGATGAAGCTGATGAATTTGACTCTGAACAACTTGTTCATGCAGATGGAAAGGAGGTCAAGTCATCCACAAATGTCATCACTAGTGCAATGGTGGACTCTTGGTGTAGTTCAATTCATGAAAACAGGAGTTCAGGGGCTATTAGGTCTCTCATGAGAGCTTTCCGCACAGCTTGTCATTATGGCGATGATACTGGTGAAGATGCTAAGTCAAAGTGGAGTACTATGTCTAGCACTGTGTTCAACAAGATCATGTTATTTGTTCTAAAAGAAATGGATGGAATTCTTCGTGGCCTGTTGAAGTTACCAACTTCTGGTGGGAAGAAGGAGATGATAAAGGATATGTCTACTACCAAACGATGGAAGAGCAACAATCACTTGGTGAAATCATATCTTGGGAATGCCCTACATGTTCTTAATCAGATGACTGATACAGAAATGATATCATTTACATTAAGAAGACTCAGATTTTCTTCTGTATTTTTGGCTGCTTTTCCAGTTCTTTTAAGGAAATATATAAAG GTTCTTCTTCATTTCTGGGGTACAGGCGGAGGTGCACTACCAGTTGTCTCTTTTTTGTTTCTAAGGGACCTGTGTATACAGCTTGGTTCTGATTGCATTGAcgagtgctttagagggatgtATAAAGCTTATTTATTGAACTGCCAATTCATGAATGCGTCAAAGCTGCAGCATATTCAATTTCTTGGTAATTGTTTCGTTGAACTCCTTAGGGTGGATCTTCCCAATGCGTACCAGCATGCCTTTGTTTTCATTCGGCAGTTGGCAATGATCTTACGAGACGCGCATAGTAGTACCAAGACCAAG AAACCGTCTCAAAAGGCTAACCAATCATCCAAGGAAGCACACAATACTAAGGGCAAG gaatcatttctgaaGGTTTACCAGTGGAAGTATATACATTGTCTTGAGTTGTGGACTGCAGCTGTCTGTGCATACAGTTCAGAACCTGAATTTAGGCCCCTGTCTTATCCTCTGACACAAATAATTTCTGGAGCAGCTCGTTTGGTTCCAACTGCTCGTTATTTTCCCCTTAGATTGCGATGCATCAAAATGCTCAACAGAATTGCTGCATCCACCAATTCTTTTGTTCCTGTTTCCTCACTCCTCTTAGACATGTTGGAGATAAAAGAATTGCATAGGCCTCCAACAGGGGGAGTTGGAAAAGCCATAGATTTCCGTACTGTTTTAAGG GTTAGCAAGCTTACGTTGAAAACGAGAGCATTTCAGGAAGCATGTGTGTTTTCTGTGGTTGAGGAACTTGCAGAGCATCTTACTCAATGGAGCTACTCAGTTGCTTTTTTTGAGCTCTCTTCTGTCCCTGTTGTTAGGTTACGCAACTTCTGCAAGTCCACCAATGTCGATAGATTCCGTCGCGAAATAAAGCAAATTATTCGCGAG ATTGAAGCCAATTCGGAGTACACAAATAAGAAGCGCATGACAGTTTCATTTCTGCCTAATGACCAAGCGGCAACATCTTTTCTTGAG GATGATAAGAATGCAGGGGTGAGTCCTCTATCAAAATATGTTGCCAGTCTCCGACAGAGAGCACAACAGAGAAACGATTCGTTGAAGGAATCCAG TATACTCGTTGGCCAAGACTCATCTGCTTTCGGGAGTAAGATAACTGAAAgtgatgaagatgatgatggTGAAGATAGCAAAGGAGATGCTGTCTTCAGTTCTTCTTGGCTACCTGCAGGCACTCCCAA GGATAAGGAGTCTACAGAGGAGAaacagaagaaaaagaagagaaggaaggATCTGCAAGATGAAACTGCCTTTGACGAAGACATCGTAGAGGATTTTATTCTCAGTTCTGATGATGATGAGGGTTCCTTGAGTGACGCCCCCTCTGACGAAGAAGTTAGCATAAAACAAAAGCCATCTAAAGCGCCTTCAAAGAAGAAAGGGAAAACTCATCGGAGgaagaacaagaaaaggaaGCAATCTAATCAAGTAGCATCTGCTGTCTGA
- the LOC129873377 gene encoding UDP-glycosyltransferase 43-like: MKRAKVVFISTPALGNLVPIIEFAKLLTQKNKNLSATILLINIHQRPLVQSYVDSLTNTKTIENVHFLPLPTADPPSLDQFEATIGFLSLLIQYHTLQVKDALIDLISDSGSGQVVGFFIDMFCTSFIDVAKELNIPCYLYFASPATFLSFMLHLPILDAQVSNNIEFKDSANDFNILGFSNPVPVKCFPSFMLKRHIDGYSWFLHHATRYKEAKGIVVNTFQELEPYCLNSLVHTTSDVVPPVYPIGPVVDHNGPAQWHQDSWGHENVMKWLDNQEPSSVIFLSFGSMGSLKDSQVKEIAKGLEKAGHPFLWAIREAPKDKRELPNDYTNLEKILPSGFLESTKGKGLVCGLVPQVTILAHKAIGGFVSHCGWNSILESLYYGVSIGTWPIYAEQHLNAFELVKQLNLAVEITMDYRDGTTLVSSEQVANGVKKLMDGDGEVRQRFKKMSEKCKEVWKENGSSANFLGHLIDELMGSSDLI; the protein is encoded by the coding sequence ATGAAAAGAGCAAAGGTAGTGTTCATTTCAACACCAGCACTTGGTAACCTTGTTCCAATTATTGAATTTGCTAAACTCTTGactcaaaaaaacaaaaatctttCAGCCACCATACTCTTAATTAACATCCATCAAAGACCACTTGTTCAATCCTATGTTGACTCTCTCACCAACACCAAGACCATCGAAAACGTCCATTTCCTCCCCCTCCCCACGGCAGATCCTCCGTCACTTGATCAATTTGAGGCCACTATAGGCTTCTTATCACTATTGATACAATATCACACGTTACAAGTCAAAGATGCACTTATTGACCTTATTTCAGACTCAGGATCGGGGCAAGTTGTTGGATTCTTTATTGACATGTTTTGTACATCCTTTATTGATGTTGCTAAGGAACTAAACATCCCATGTTATCTCTACTTTGCTTCCCCTGCTACTTTCTTGAGCTTCATGCTACATCTCCCAATTTTAGATGCTCAAGTTAGTAATAATATTGAGTTCAAAGATTCAGCCAATGATTTCAATATTCTTGGTTTTTCCAATCCTGTCCCTGTTAAATGTTTCCCTTCATTCATGCTAAAAAGACATATAGATGGTTACTCTTGGTTCCTACATCATGCAACAAGGTACAAAGAAGCCAAGGGTATTGTTGTCAACACATTTCAAGAACTTGAACCTTATTGCTTAAACTCATTGGTACATACTACTAGTGATGTTGTACCACCAGTTTATCCAATTGGACCAGTGGTGGACCATAATGGACCAGCTCAATGGCATCAAGATTCTTGGGGTCATGAAAATGTCATGAAATGGCTTGACAATCAAGAACCATCATCAgtaattttcttgagttttggGAGTATGGGAAGTCTTAAAGATTCACAAGTGAAAGAAATAGCAAAAGGTTTGGAGAAAGCTGGACACCCTTTTTTATGGGCAATTAGAGAAGCACCAAAGGACAAAAGAGAACTTCCAAATGATTATACAAACTTAGAGAAAATATTACCTAGTGGGTTTTTAGAATCAACCAAAGGGAAAGGGCTAGTGTGTGGGTTGGTCCCACAAGTTACAATCTTGGCCCATAAGGCCATTGGAGGATTTGTGTCACATTGTGGTTGGAATTCAATTCTTGAAAGTttatactatggggtgtcaATTGGTACATGGCCTATATATGCAGAGCAACACTTGAATGCATTTGAGTTGGTGAAACAGTTGAATCTGGCTGTGGAAATCACAATGGATTACAGAGATGGCACCACATTAGTCTCATCAGAGCAAGTGGCAAATGGGGTTAAGAAATTAATGGATGGTGATGGTGAGGTGAGACAAAGGTTTAAGAAAATGAGTGAAAAATGCAAGGAAGTTTGGAAGGAAAATGGCTCATCTGCTAATTTTCTTGGACACTTGATTGATGAATTAATGGGAAGTTCAGATTTAATTTAG
- the LOC129873359 gene encoding proteasome subunit alpha type-4, whose amino-acid sequence MSRRYDSRTTIFSPEGRLYQVEYAMEAIGNAGSAIGILSKDGVVLVGEKKVTSKLLQTSTSSEKMYKIDDHVACAVAGIMSDANILINTARVQAQRYTFAYQEPMPVEQLVQSLCDTKQGYTQFGGLRPFGVSFLFAGWDKNYGFQLYMSDPSGNYGGWKAAAIGANNQAAQSILKQDYKDDITREEAVQLALKVLGKTMDSTSLTSEKLELAEVFLSNGKVKYQACSPETLNKMLVNAGLTQPTAEE is encoded by the coding sequence ATGTCACGAAGGTATGATAGCCGTACAACAATCTTCTCTCCAGAAGGGCGTCTCTATCAGGTTGAGTATGCAATGGAGGCTATTGGAAATGCAGGTAGTGCCATAGGCATCTTGTCCAAGGATGGGGTGGTGTTGGTAGGTGAGAAGAAAGTAACATCTAAGCTGCTTCAGACCTCAACATCGAGTGAGAAGATGTACAAGATTGATGATCATGTGGCGTGCGCTGTAGCTGGAATTATGTCTGATGCCAACATACTGATCAACACGGCCAGGGTCCAGGCTCAGCGCTATACGTTCGCTTATCAAGAACCCATGCCAGTTGAACAACTTGTTCAGTCACTATGTGACACCAAGCAAGGTTACACACAGTTTGGTGGACTTCGCCCTTTTGGTGTTTCATTTCTCTTTGCAGGTTGGGATAAAAACTATGGCTTCCAACTTTACATGAGCGACCCAAGTGGAAATTATGGTGGTTGGAAAGCCGCAGCAATTGGAGCAAACAACCAGGCAGCTCAATCAATTCTTAAGCAGGATTACAAGGATGATATCACAAGGGAAGAGGCCGTTCAACTTGCTCTTAAAGTGCTTGGTAAGACAATGGACAGTACTAGCCTCACTTCAGAGAAACTTGAACTTGCTGAGGTATTTCTCTCTAATGGGAAAGTGAAGTATCAAGCATGCTCTCCCGAAACTCTGAACAAAATGTTGGTGAATGCTGGACTGACTCAACCTACAGCAGAAGAATAG